CTATACGCCCAATAAATCCGGATAACGCTTGCCACCTATGTATTACCGCGGCTGCTGGCACATAGTTAGCCGTGGCTTTCTGGTAAGGTACTGTCAAGATAAAGTCATTTCCTACTTTATTTTTTCTTCCCTTACAACAGAGCTTTACAACCCGAAGGCCGTCATCACTCACGCGGCATTGCTTCATCAGACTTTCGTCCATTGTGAAAAATTCCCTACTGCTGCCTCCCGTAGGAGTCTGGGCCGTATCTCAGTCCCAATGTGGCCGATCAACCTCTCAGTTCGGCTACGTATCATCGCCTAGGTGGGCTATTATCTCACCTACTAGCTAATACGCCGCATCCCCATCTCATAGTGAACCAAACGGTTCTTTTGATCTTTTCTCATGCGATAATAAGATCTACATGCGGTATTATCTTTCGTTTCCAAAAGTTATCCCCCGCTATGAGGTAGGTTAGATACGTGTTACTCACCCGTTCGCCACTGAGGTGCAAGCACCTCCGTTCGACTTGCATGTATTAGGCATGCCGCCAGCGTTTATCCTGAGCCAGGATCAAACTCTCATTTTAAAAATTGTTAAATAAAAGTGATTCTGACTATTTTTATTGTTATAAGTTTTTTATTACTCAAATAAATCTTTTGACAAGATTTGTACAATAATTATTCTATTTAGTTTTCAAAGATCGTGGTCACTAAGATATCTATATCTTAGTCATATAATATAGAGTATATAATTATTTAAATTTTTTTTCAATAATTGACCATTGTTTTTTTAACTTTTTTTCTTTTTTATAAAAGTTAACTTTTTTCAAATAAAAAACCAGAAATATCTGGTTAGATTTCAAAAAAATGGTGGGGGATAAGGGACTTGAACCCTTACGTCAAAGACGCTAGATCCTAAGTCTAGTGCGTCTGCCAATTCCGCCAATCCCCCAATGGTGACTCGTCGGGGATTCGAACCCCGGACCCACTGGTTAAAAGCCAGTTGCTCTACCGGCTGAGCTAACGAGTCACAATGACCTATATAATAATAGCATTCTTAAATTTTAATTTCAATTAAACTAGTTAAGATTTTATTTATATATTAAATAAAATTATTAGATTTATTAAAAAAAATAAAAATTTAGTAAATAATTAATAAATTTTTAAAAAACTAATAACTTTTAAAAGTTTTTTTCTAAAACCAAAATGAGGATAGAAAATGAAAACTATAAAGTTATTTTTAATTGATTTTTATAATTTCTTAATTTTAAAACATTACTTTTTATTGTTTTTATTATTAAGTATTTGTATGAGTGCTAGTTTTATATTAAGTTTAAATATTCATTATTTAATTTTAGCTATTTTCTTTTTAAGTTTAACTATTATTTTAAATCACAAAAACACTTTAAAAATAGTTCTTATTTTTATATCTATTAATTTGATTTTTATAATGTATATGTTTTGGTTTAAACATTCTAATTTAAGTTATTTAAATAATAAAACTATTATAAGCAAAGTGATTGATAAAAAAACTAATTATGCTATTTTACAACATAAAAATATTAAGTTTTATGTTAATGACTTTAATAATAAGTTTTTATTAGATCAAATAATAGAAATATCTGGTGTGTTTAACAAATTAGAAAGTAATACTAGTTTTTATCAATTTGACTTTTTTAACTATTTAAATAAACAATTTATTGATTTTGAAATGATTAATTATAAAGTAGAAAAAATTAGTAATGGGATTAGAAGTAATTTTATTTTAACTAATTATTTTTATACAAATAAATTAGCTAGTATGTTTTTATTTGAATCAATAGATAGATCTACTAAGTTAGGTGAATTAATAAAAGATTTGAATTTAAGTTTTTTAATAGTTATTAGTAGTTATAACATTCACTTTTTTACTAAGTTTTTTTATAAATTAAACACCAAATTTAACTGAACAACAATAATTACTTATTTATTTTATTTAATAGTTTTTTTATTATCTTATTTATCAAATTTTTCTTATGCTAGTTTAAGAATAATAATTTTTTTTATTGTTAGTTTATATTTTAAAAAGTTTAATAAAAACACAGAATTAGTTTTTAAAAGATTTTTAACTCTTTTAATTTGTTTTGTTTTAACTCCCAGTTTTTTAACTTCAAGTAGTGCTGTTTTTATAATTGTTAGTTTTATGTTTTATTATGAAAAAATTTTTAGAAATAAATTTTTAGATTTATGTTTAAAATCTTTAATTTTTACTTTTTATTTTATTCCTTTACAAATTTTTTATTTTTATAGTTTTAGTATAGTTATTCAAAGTTTATTAATTGTTTTAAGACCATTATTTAGTTTTTTATATTTTAGTATTTTTATTTGAATTTGGTTTGATCATAATTTTTTAACTAATATATTAATTAAGATTTTTGAGTTTATTAAAAAGATTAATATTAATTTTAATATAGGATATGTTAATGTTATTTTTTTAATTTTAGCTTATTTAAGTATTTTAATAATAATTAAATATAACTTTAAATCAATATGAAGTTGAATAAGTTTAATTCTTATTTTGTTATTAAGTTATTTAATTAGTTGGTTAATTAAAC
This genomic window from Mycoplasma mycoides subsp. capri contains:
- a CDS encoding ComEC/Rec2 family competence protein, which translates into the protein MKTIKLFLIDFYNFLILKHYFLLFLLLSICMSASFILSLNIHYLILAIFFLSLTIILNHKNTLKIVLIFISINLIFIMYMFWFKHSNLSYLNNKTIISKVIDKKTNYAILQHKNIKFYVNDFNNKFLLDQIIEISGVFNKLESNTSFYQFDFFNYLNKQFIDFEMINYKVEKISNGIRSNFILTNYFYTNKLASMFLFESIDRSTKLGELIKDLNLSFLIVISSYNIHFFTKFFYKLNTKFNWTTIITYLFYLIVFLLSYLSNFSYASLRIIIFFIVSLYFKKFNKNTELVFKRFLTLLICFVLTPSFLTSSSAVFIIVSFMFYYEKIFRNKFLDLCLKSLIFTFYFIPLQIFYFYSFSIVIQSLLIVLRPLFSFLYFSIFIWIWFDHNFLTNILIKIFEFIKKININFNIGYVNVIFLILAYLSILIIIKYNFKSIWSWISLILILLLSYLISWLIKPSVFLVMLNVGNGNCFIFHDKFKNTTIINDCGVGKGFSKNIGYEFLKYFGINHVDLIIISHNHADHYNAIDAIKKNIKVYETITYNNFLPFKSIKNVNIYFFWNNLENENDKSLVYLFEYRNIRILFTGDVEKEAEQLLVNNDYFKYVINLKPIDILQVPHHGSNTSSTDEFISLIKPKYGLISGNKRTYNFPRIQTLETLYKHNVKYFISQINNNTFYNFLTNSFWFKK